The genomic interval ATTAAAAAGAACAGCAGACTTATCTTTTCCTCATATTAAGGAAAGTTTAAAAGCGAAACTTGACCTCAGTCTTCATTCCCGTTTCTATAAAAAGGAGGCGTGTTGGAGCAGACCTCAGCTGCAGCGTCTCACGTGCTCCAACACGTACTCTGGGAAGTGCAGGCTGCACACCTGCAGACCGTCCAGTTTGCAAGGCATCCTGGGATACTCATCCTCCTTCCACTTGTTCTCGTCGGGATCGAATGTGAGGATGGAGTCACTGTAGTGGCCGTTGTAACAGAGGCCGCCGAGCACCATGATCTGCCGGTCCAGCACCGCCACACCGTGCCCGCTGCGCCCGATGGGCATGGAGCCGAGGATGGTCCACTCGTCGGTGTCGGGGTCGTACACCTCGGTGGACGGGCAGCCCTGCGACTCGAAGGATGCGCGCAGGATCACGCACACGCCTCCAAACACGTACAGCTTCCCGTTGTGGGAGATCATCTTGTGGAAGCAGCGGGCATAgttcattttggatttgttcTCCCAGCAGCTGGCATGGGTGCCGGGAAGCAGCGGGGCGCGGCCGGCGCGTGTCCTGTGAGCCTCCGATCCCACTGAGctgcctcccccccctcctcctcctcctcctcctcctgcctcccgCCCTGGgtcgaacacacacacttgtttggaggtggaggaggaggtgatgcCGCCGGTGATGTAGAGTTTCCCGCTGAGCACTGTCCCCTCGTGGCCGTACTTGTTGACTGGGTAGGGGTCCACGAACTCCCAGCGGTCCTCTGTGATGTCGTAGCGCTCGGTGGAGTAAAACGTCTCGTCACGTGTGCGGCCTGCTACGGCGTAAATGAACTTACCGATGACGCCCACGGCAAACTCCGACCTGCAAACAAATAGAACACACCATTCATCATTCCACTTCTGCAGGAAGTGTATTTCAGGGGttgatttttttccatcttctctttcttctgctgATAGACATCATATTGCATGCTATGTACAAGTTGCTGacgtatttattttttaacaagcTCCAGCTCCTCTCACCTGGGCACGGACATGTCGGCCATGCGCAGCCAGGAGTTCTGCCGGGGGTCGTAGCGGTACACTTTGGAGGAGGCATGGAACTCTCCGTCGGGCCCCAGCTCCTCTCCGCCCAACAGGAAGGCGAAGTTGTTTACGATGGCCAGACAGTCGGGGCGCAGCGGCACCTGAGGGCCCTCCAGCTCCCACCACACCTGAAGGGGAAAACACAGCTCACTGAACCGCAGACACTCGATGTATACAGATTAAAGTTGTGCTAC from Eleginops maclovinus isolate JMC-PN-2008 ecotype Puerto Natales chromosome 21, JC_Emac_rtc_rv5, whole genome shotgun sequence carries:
- the klhl15 gene encoding kelch-like protein 15 encodes the protein MPVANQRCVMSGADVEVYLSQVHDGSVSSGFRALYEERLLLDVTLLIEEHHFQAHKALLATQSDYFRVMFTADMRERDQDKIHMKGLTAAGFGHILRFMYYGSLELSMPTVQEILQAAMYVQLTEAVEFCCSFLLAKICLENCAEVMRLLEDFSVGVEGVQEQLDNFLLDNFVPLMSRPDFLSYLSLERLQSYLNSDALSRFPEIELYEAVQSWLRHDRRRWRHTDTIVQSIRFCLMTPANIFEKVKTSEFYRYSRQLRQEVDQALSYFHDVNQQPLVETRSNRIRSVRPQTAVFRGMIGHSMVNSKILLLQRPKVWWELEGPQVPLRPDCLAIVNNFAFLLGGEELGPDGEFHASSKVYRYDPRQNSWLRMADMSVPRSEFAVGVIGKFIYAVAGRTRDETFYSTERYDITEDRWEFVDPYPVNKYGHEGTVLSGKLYITGGITSSSTSKQVCVFDPGREAGGGGGGGGGGGSSVGSEAHRTRAGRAPLLPGTHASCWENKSKMNYARCFHKMISHNGKLYVFGGVCVILRASFESQGCPSTEVYDPDTDEWTILGSMPIGRSGHGVAVLDRQIMVLGGLCYNGHYSDSILTFDPDENKWKEDEYPRMPCKLDGLQVCSLHFPEYVLEHVRRCS